In Serratia sp. FDAARGOS_506, a genomic segment contains:
- the trpS gene encoding tryptophan--tRNA ligase, protein MSKPIVFSGAQPSGELTIGNYMGALRQWVQMQDDYDCIYCIVDLHAITVRQDAEKLRKATLDTLALYLACGIDPEKSTIFVQSHVPEHTQLSWVLNCYTYFGELSRMTQFKDKSARYAENINAGLFSYPVLMAADILLYQTNQVPVGEDQKQHLELSRDVGQRFNALYGDVFKVPEPFIPKSGARVMSLQEPTKKMSKSDDNRNNVIGLLEDPKAVTKKIKRAMTDSEEPPVVRYDVVNKAGVSNLLDILAGVTGKSIAQLEAEFEGQMYGHLKGAVAEAVSGMLGELQERYHRFRNDEAYLQQVMRDGAAKARARAQETLAKVYQAVGFVPPQA, encoded by the coding sequence ATGAGTAAGCCCATCGTATTTAGCGGCGCGCAGCCGTCCGGCGAACTGACCATCGGCAACTACATGGGTGCGCTGCGTCAGTGGGTGCAGATGCAGGACGACTACGACTGCATCTACTGCATCGTCGATCTGCATGCCATCACCGTGCGCCAGGACGCCGAGAAACTGCGCAAGGCCACGCTGGATACGCTGGCGCTGTACCTGGCCTGCGGCATCGATCCGGAAAAAAGCACCATCTTCGTGCAGTCGCACGTGCCTGAGCACACGCAGCTGAGCTGGGTGCTGAACTGCTACACCTATTTCGGCGAGCTGAGCCGCATGACGCAGTTCAAAGACAAATCTGCGCGCTACGCGGAGAACATCAACGCCGGGCTGTTCAGCTATCCGGTGCTGATGGCGGCAGATATCCTGCTGTATCAAACCAACCAGGTGCCGGTAGGCGAAGACCAGAAGCAGCACCTGGAACTGAGCCGCGACGTGGGCCAGCGTTTCAACGCGCTGTACGGCGACGTGTTCAAAGTGCCGGAACCGTTTATTCCTAAATCCGGCGCACGCGTGATGTCGCTGCAGGAACCGACCAAGAAGATGTCCAAGTCGGACGATAACCGTAACAACGTGATCGGCCTGCTGGAAGATCCGAAAGCGGTGACCAAAAAGATCAAACGCGCCATGACCGACTCGGAAGAGCCGCCTGTCGTGCGTTACGACGTGGTCAACAAGGCGGGCGTCTCCAACCTGCTGGATATTCTCGCCGGCGTGACCGGCAAGAGCATCGCGCAGCTGGAAGCCGAGTTCGAAGGCCAAATGTACGGCCACCTGAAAGGCGCGGTGGCGGAAGCCGTCTCCGGCATGCTGGGTGAGCTGCAGGAGCGCTACCACCGCTTCCGCAACGACGAAGCCTATTTGCAGCAGGTGATGCGTGATGGCGCCGCCAAGGCGCGCGCGCGCGCGCAGGAAACCCTGGCGAAGGTCTATCAGGCCGTCGGTTTCGTACCGCCGCAGGCGTAA
- a CDS encoding phosphoglycolate phosphatase, with protein sequence MADFGAIRALAFDLDGTLVDSAPGLAAAIDMALEERGLPQAGEKRVGTWIGNGADVLVQRALRWAEAEGTPEQCGRLRERFDHFYAQTVDSGSRLFPQVQETLARLAAHGYPMALVTNKPTPFVAPLLAALGIGDYFSLVIGGDDVTEKKPHPAPLYLVLGKLGLRAHELLFVGDSRNDIQAAQGAGCPSVGFTYGYNYGESIALSHPDRVLERFADLLPALGLSSLENQEI encoded by the coding sequence ATGGCTGATTTCGGCGCTATCCGCGCACTGGCCTTCGATCTGGACGGCACGCTGGTCGACAGCGCGCCGGGCCTGGCGGCCGCCATCGATATGGCGCTGGAAGAGAGGGGCCTGCCGCAAGCGGGTGAGAAGCGAGTCGGCACCTGGATCGGCAACGGTGCCGACGTGCTGGTGCAACGCGCGCTGCGCTGGGCGGAAGCGGAAGGCACGCCGGAGCAGTGCGGCCGGCTGCGTGAACGCTTCGACCATTTTTATGCTCAGACTGTCGACAGCGGCAGCCGCCTGTTCCCGCAGGTGCAAGAGACGTTGGCCCGACTGGCTGCGCACGGTTACCCGATGGCGCTGGTGACCAACAAGCCGACGCCGTTCGTGGCCCCGCTGCTGGCGGCGCTGGGCATTGGCGACTATTTCTCGCTGGTGATCGGCGGCGACGATGTGACGGAAAAGAAACCGCATCCGGCGCCGTTGTACCTGGTGCTCGGCAAGCTTGGGCTGCGCGCGCATGAACTGCTGTTCGTCGGCGATTCGCGCAACGATATTCAAGCCGCGCAGGGCGCCGGTTGTCCGAGCGTCGGCTTTACCTACGGTTATAACTACGGTGAATCGATCGCCCTGAGCCACCCCGATCGGGTGTTGGAGCGCTTCGCCGATTTGTTGCCCGCTCTTGGGCTGTCATCTTTAGAGAATCAGGAAATTTAA
- the rpe gene encoding ribulose-phosphate 3-epimerase yields MKKFLIAPSILSADFARLGEDTANVLAAGGDVVHFDVMDNHYVPNLTIGPMVCEALRNYGITAPIDVHLMVKPVDRIVPDFAKAGASYISFHPEASEHVDRTIQLIKEHGCKAGLVFNPATPLSYLDYVMDKIDVILLMSVNPGFGGQSFIHGTLDKLRQVRRLIDDSGRDIRLEVDGGVKVDNIAEIAAAGADMFVAGSAIFGQPDYRKVIDEMRSELAKVSHG; encoded by the coding sequence ATGAAAAAGTTTTTGATTGCCCCGTCCATTCTGTCGGCAGATTTTGCCCGGTTAGGTGAAGATACCGCCAACGTGCTGGCCGCAGGCGGCGACGTGGTGCACTTCGACGTGATGGACAACCACTATGTACCCAATCTGACCATCGGTCCGATGGTGTGCGAAGCGCTGCGCAACTACGGCATTACCGCGCCGATTGACGTGCATCTGATGGTCAAGCCGGTGGATCGCATCGTGCCTGATTTCGCCAAGGCCGGCGCGTCTTATATCTCTTTCCACCCCGAAGCTTCCGAACATGTCGATCGCACCATTCAGCTGATCAAAGAGCACGGCTGCAAAGCCGGTCTGGTGTTCAACCCGGCCACGCCGCTGAGCTACCTCGATTACGTGATGGATAAAATCGACGTGATCCTGCTGATGTCGGTTAACCCGGGCTTCGGCGGCCAGTCGTTCATCCACGGCACCCTGGACAAGCTGCGCCAGGTGCGCAGGCTGATCGACGACAGCGGTCGTGATATCCGGCTGGAAGTCGACGGCGGGGTGAAAGTGGACAACATTGCCGAAATCGCCGCCGCGGGCGCCGATATGTTCGTCGCCGGTTCCGCCATCTTTGGCCAGCCGGACTACCGCAAGGTTATCGACGAGATGCGCAGCGAGTTGGCGAAGGTTTCCCATGGCTGA
- the dam gene encoding adenine-specific DNA-methyltransferase, whose amino-acid sequence MKKNRAFLKWAGGKYPLVDEIRRHLPAGDCLIEPFVGAGSVFLNTDYDAYILADINSDLINLYNIVKLRTDDFVRDARTLFADEFNNSDQFYLLREEFNTSTEPYRRALLFLYLNRHCYNGLCRYNLRGEFNVPFGRYKKPYFPEEELYWFAEKSRNATFVCEHYRDTMAKAVAGAVVYCDPPYAPLSATANFTAYHTNSFSIADQQSLAHLAHQLSVESQVPVLISNHDTELTRDWYQHAALYVVKARRTISRNILGRSKVNELLALYR is encoded by the coding sequence ATGAAGAAAAACCGCGCTTTTTTAAAATGGGCTGGTGGAAAATACCCGCTGGTAGACGAGATTCGTCGCCATCTGCCGGCGGGAGACTGCTTAATCGAGCCCTTCGTGGGTGCGGGATCCGTCTTCCTGAATACGGATTACGACGCCTACATTCTCGCCGACATCAATAGCGATCTTATCAACCTGTATAACATCGTTAAGCTGCGCACGGATGACTTCGTGCGTGATGCCCGCACGCTTTTCGCCGATGAATTCAATAACTCGGATCAGTTTTACCTGCTGCGTGAAGAGTTCAATACTAGCACCGAGCCTTATCGTCGGGCGCTGCTGTTCCTGTACCTGAACCGCCACTGCTATAACGGCCTGTGCCGCTATAACCTGCGCGGCGAGTTCAACGTGCCGTTTGGCCGGTACAAGAAACCGTACTTCCCGGAAGAAGAGCTCTACTGGTTTGCCGAAAAATCGCGCAATGCCACTTTTGTCTGCGAGCATTACCGCGATACCATGGCGAAGGCCGTGGCCGGTGCCGTGGTGTATTGCGATCCGCCTTACGCGCCGCTGTCGGCGACGGCGAATTTCACGGCTTATCACACCAACAGCTTCAGCATCGCCGATCAGCAGAGCCTGGCGCATCTGGCGCACCAGCTCTCGGTAGAGAGCCAGGTACCGGTATTGATCTCCAATCACGATACTGAGCTGACGCGCGACTGGTACCAACATGCTGCGCTGTATGTGGTGAAAGCACGTCGCACGATCAGCCGCAATATTCTCGGCCGCAGCAAAGTGAACGAGCTTTTGGCGCTGTATCGCTAA
- a CDS encoding SPOR domain-containing protein, giving the protein MDEFKPEDDLRPDSSDRRPTRSRKPAAAPRFAVSRQHLMIGIGILVLLLLIIGIGSALKAPTKHEAAQDSGAQNGAARDINLSGSSSLTTANNGVPGGTTDTHDNNGVSATQPQQPQNVSVPPISGTPTEAQTQPQQGGAQQRVDLPGNMADALSQQQGQVDAATQGMTGAASTLPTAPATVMSGAAAREATRPVQGTAQQQHKTPAKTAATKPTATQHKSPTTVYTPPAKSSSTAKAGAVSSSGSSLQSAPGSHYTLQLSSASRSDTLNAYAKQQKLQNYLVYATKRDGKPWYVLVSGNYASSAEAKRAIATLPADVQAKKPWVRPVHQVQQDLKK; this is encoded by the coding sequence ATGGACGAGTTTAAACCGGAAGACGATCTCAGACCTGATAGCAGCGATCGTCGTCCTACGCGTTCGCGCAAGCCGGCCGCCGCGCCGCGCTTCGCCGTTTCGCGCCAGCATTTGATGATTGGCATCGGCATTTTGGTGCTGTTGCTGCTGATTATCGGTATCGGTTCCGCCTTGAAGGCGCCGACCAAGCATGAGGCGGCTCAGGATAGCGGCGCGCAAAACGGCGCGGCTCGCGACATCAACCTGTCCGGCTCTTCGTCGCTGACCACCGCCAACAACGGCGTGCCGGGCGGCACGACGGATACCCACGATAACAACGGCGTGAGCGCGACTCAGCCGCAGCAACCGCAGAACGTCAGCGTTCCGCCGATCTCCGGCACGCCGACCGAAGCGCAAACTCAGCCCCAGCAGGGCGGTGCGCAGCAGCGCGTCGATCTGCCTGGCAACATGGCGGATGCGCTGTCGCAGCAGCAGGGGCAAGTGGATGCCGCGACCCAGGGCATGACCGGCGCAGCCTCGACGCTGCCGACCGCACCGGCGACGGTGATGAGTGGCGCAGCGGCGCGTGAGGCGACGCGCCCTGTGCAAGGCACTGCGCAGCAACAGCATAAAACGCCGGCGAAAACTGCCGCCACCAAACCGACCGCAACGCAGCATAAATCACCGACCACGGTGTATACGCCGCCGGCCAAGTCGTCCTCCACCGCGAAAGCGGGGGCGGTCAGCAGCAGCGGCAGTTCGCTGCAGTCTGCGCCGGGCAGCCATTACACGCTGCAACTGAGCAGCGCTTCGCGTTCCGATACGCTGAACGCCTACGCCAAACAGCAGAAGCTGCAGAACTACCTGGTGTACGCCACCAAGCGTGACGGCAAGCCGTGGTATGTGCTGGTAAGCGGCAACTACGCATCTTCTGCTGAAGCGAAGCGTGCCATCGCTACGTTGCCGGCGGATGTGCAGGCGAAAAAACCATGGGTCCGACCTGTACATCAGGTACAGCAAGATCTTAAAAAATAA
- the aroB gene encoding 3-dehydroquinate synthase yields the protein MERITVTLGERSYPITIAAGLFNDPASFMPLKAGEQAMLVTNQTLAPLYLERVRQVLEQGGVVVDQVILPDGEQYKSLAVLEQVFSALLEKPHGRDTTLIALGGGVVGDLTGFAAACYQRGVRFIQVPTTLLSQVDSSVGGKTAVNHPLGKNMIGAFYQPASVVVDLDCLKTLPTRELSSGLAEVIKYGIILDREFFVWLENNIDALMALDMQALAYCIRRCCELKAEVVAADERESGLRALLNLGHTYGHAIEAEMGYGVWLHGEAVAAGMVMAAETAHCLGQFSVEDIERIKTLLLRAGLPVCGPQEMAPESYLPHMLRDKKVLAGELRLVLPTAIGAAEVRGGVGHELVLASIAACLPEQKRN from the coding sequence ATGGAGAGAATTACTGTAACGCTTGGGGAGCGCAGCTACCCGATTACCATCGCCGCCGGATTGTTTAACGATCCGGCTTCTTTTATGCCGTTGAAGGCAGGTGAGCAAGCGATGTTGGTCACCAACCAGACTCTGGCGCCGCTCTATCTGGAGCGTGTCCGACAGGTGTTGGAGCAGGGCGGCGTTGTGGTGGATCAGGTGATCCTTCCCGATGGGGAACAGTACAAATCTCTGGCGGTGTTGGAGCAGGTGTTTTCGGCGCTGCTCGAAAAACCGCACGGGCGCGACACGACGCTGATCGCGCTCGGTGGCGGCGTTGTCGGCGATCTGACCGGCTTCGCCGCCGCATGCTATCAACGCGGCGTGCGCTTCATTCAAGTTCCCACCACGCTGTTGTCGCAGGTGGATTCTTCCGTGGGCGGCAAGACTGCCGTCAACCACCCGCTCGGCAAAAACATGATCGGCGCTTTCTATCAACCCGCTTCGGTGGTGGTTGATCTGGATTGCCTGAAAACGTTGCCGACGCGTGAACTCTCTTCCGGCCTGGCTGAAGTCATCAAATACGGGATCATTCTCGATCGCGAGTTCTTCGTCTGGTTGGAAAACAACATCGATGCGCTGATGGCGCTGGATATGCAGGCGTTGGCCTACTGCATCCGCCGCTGCTGTGAGCTGAAGGCCGAGGTTGTGGCCGCCGACGAACGCGAAAGCGGTCTGCGCGCCTTGCTGAATCTGGGCCATACTTACGGCCATGCCATCGAAGCCGAAATGGGCTATGGCGTATGGTTGCACGGCGAAGCGGTGGCTGCGGGCATGGTGATGGCGGCGGAAACCGCACACTGTCTTGGCCAGTTCTCCGTTGAAGATATCGAACGCATCAAAACGCTGCTGCTGCGCGCCGGGTTGCCGGTTTGCGGGCCGCAGGAAATGGCGCCGGAGTCCTATCTGCCGCACATGCTGCGCGACAAGAAAGTGCTGGCGGGTGAACTGCGTCTGGTGCTGCCGACCGCGATCGGTGCGGCGGAAGTGCGCGGCGGCGTAGGGCATGAGCTGGTGTTGGCGTCGATCGCCGCCTGCCTGCCTGAGCAGAAGCGTAATTAA
- the aroK gene encoding shikimate kinase AroK: MAEKRNIFLVGPMGAGKSTIGRQLAQQLNMEFFDSDQEIERRTGADVGWVFDVEGEEGFRDREEKVINELTEKQGIVLATGGGSVKSRETRNRLSARGVVVYLETTIEKQLARTQRDKKRPLLQVDSPPREVLEALAKERNPLYEEIADVTIRTDDQSAKVVANQIINMLESN; this comes from the coding sequence ATGGCAGAGAAACGCAATATCTTTCTGGTTGGGCCTATGGGTGCCGGCAAAAGCACTATTGGCCGTCAGTTAGCTCAGCAACTCAATATGGAGTTCTTCGACTCCGATCAAGAAATTGAGCGACGTACCGGAGCTGACGTGGGCTGGGTATTCGACGTGGAAGGGGAAGAAGGTTTCCGCGATCGTGAAGAAAAAGTCATTAATGAACTGACGGAAAAACAAGGGATTGTGTTGGCGACCGGCGGTGGTTCGGTGAAGTCGCGCGAAACGCGCAACCGTCTGTCCGCACGCGGCGTGGTGGTCTATCTGGAAACCACGATCGAGAAGCAGCTGGCTCGCACCCAGCGTGATAAAAAACGCCCGCTGCTGCAGGTCGACTCTCCGCCGCGTGAAGTGCTGGAAGCCTTGGCGAAAGAGCGCAATCCGTTGTATGAAGAGATTGCCGATGTCACCATCCGCACCGACGATCAGAGCGCTAAAGTGGTTGCCAACCAGATCATCAACATGCTGGAAAGCAACTGA
- the hofQ gene encoding DNA uptake porin HofQ yields MKGRTGLGVALWCLALGAALAQDKQVISLEFQDAPVTVILQALADYRQMNLIAAPGVSGNLTLRLENVPWPQALALTLRMGNLAMTREGNVMLISPEPNAQEKRQQREALAQRQPLHSLTLTLQNGDAAEIAESLNAQRGALLSERGSVLADKRTNALLLRDTAPILAQLKKRVTEMDAPLAQVQLAAHIVTINSESLRELGVRWGLAPDDRPAQPLRPGNLGVNLPLERSAVNAGFHLARISGRLLSLELTALEQENQVEIIASPRLLTAHLQTASIKQGTEIPYEVSSGASGATAIEFKEAVLGMEVTPKVLPDGRITLTLHISQNMPGRAISRGAGEALTIDKQEIKTQITVKNGETLVLGGIFQRHSGKTADKVPGLGDAPLLGGLFRQSGTQQKKRELVIFITPTLIKG; encoded by the coding sequence ATGAAAGGACGCACCGGACTGGGCGTGGCGCTGTGGTGTCTGGCGCTCGGCGCCGCGCTGGCGCAGGATAAACAGGTTATTTCGCTGGAGTTTCAAGATGCGCCGGTCACGGTCATCCTGCAGGCGCTGGCGGATTATCGGCAGATGAACCTGATCGCCGCGCCCGGCGTGAGCGGAAACCTGACGCTGCGGCTGGAGAATGTGCCCTGGCCTCAGGCGCTGGCGCTGACCCTGCGCATGGGTAACCTGGCGATGACACGGGAGGGTAACGTGATGCTGATCTCGCCGGAGCCGAACGCGCAGGAAAAAAGGCAGCAGCGGGAGGCGCTGGCGCAGCGGCAACCGCTGCACAGCCTGACCCTGACGTTACAGAACGGCGATGCGGCGGAGATTGCCGAAAGCCTCAATGCCCAACGCGGTGCTTTGCTCAGCGAGCGGGGCAGCGTGCTGGCGGATAAGCGCACCAATGCGCTGCTGCTGCGTGATACCGCGCCGATCCTGGCGCAGTTGAAAAAGCGGGTAACGGAAATGGACGCGCCGCTGGCGCAGGTGCAGCTGGCGGCGCATATCGTGACCATCAACAGCGAAAGCCTGCGCGAACTTGGCGTGCGTTGGGGATTGGCGCCCGACGACAGGCCGGCACAGCCGCTGCGGCCAGGCAATCTCGGCGTTAACCTGCCGCTGGAGCGCAGCGCGGTGAATGCCGGTTTCCACCTGGCGCGCATCAGCGGGCGCTTGCTGAGCCTCGAGCTGACGGCGCTGGAGCAGGAGAATCAGGTGGAGATCATCGCCAGCCCGCGCCTGCTGACGGCGCACCTGCAAACCGCCAGCATCAAGCAAGGAACGGAGATCCCCTACGAAGTGTCAAGCGGCGCCAGCGGTGCGACCGCCATCGAGTTTAAAGAGGCGGTGCTTGGCATGGAGGTGACGCCGAAGGTGCTGCCGGATGGGCGCATCACGCTGACGCTGCACATCAGCCAAAATATGCCGGGACGCGCCATCAGCCGGGGCGCGGGAGAAGCCCTGACCATCGATAAACAGGAAATTAAAACGCAGATCACGGTGAAAAACGGCGAAACCCTGGTGCTCGGCGGTATTTTTCAACGGCACAGCGGCAAGACGGCGGACAAGGTGCCGGGATTGGGAGATGCGCCGTTATTGGGGGGCTTGTTCCGACAAAGCGGCACACAACAAAAAAAACGCGAGCTGGTGATCTTCATTACGCCGACCCTGATTAAGGGTTAA
- a CDS encoding HofP DNA utilization family protein produces MSKRSGRWWWLLWPWALYAEPRDPFSPPPQSACAQLEVSPSGWRLKGVIGQAPLRYGWVMTPAGQWLRLRPQQRVLAERWLVTQVQARSLTLTALTTEPDCPASQGDVLLMMDDKDGKP; encoded by the coding sequence ATGAGTAAAAGATCCGGCCGCTGGTGGTGGCTGCTATGGCCGTGGGCGTTATACGCGGAACCGCGCGACCCGTTTTCGCCACCTCCGCAGTCTGCTTGTGCCCAGCTGGAGGTATCGCCGTCAGGCTGGCGCCTGAAAGGTGTCATCGGGCAAGCGCCGTTACGTTATGGCTGGGTGATGACGCCAGCGGGGCAATGGCTACGCCTGCGACCTCAGCAGCGGGTGCTGGCCGAGCGCTGGCTGGTGACGCAGGTGCAGGCGCGCAGCCTGACGTTAACGGCGCTGACGACCGAGCCAGATTGCCCGGCGAGCCAGGGCGACGTATTGCTGATGATGGACGATAAGGATGGCAAACCATGA
- a CDS encoding PilN domain-containing protein yields the protein MYQVNFLPWRQRRDRRRGYFWLGVLLLQVTVLLLALLLVAGQLRHQQTQRQARLAMLGEELTALTSLARRQQQERAQQAMHSARAERQARNVQHNRRYLQLLQRLSSTVPPPLWLTALESDMANGLRLRGLSRTPAAITQFERRLAEMSTLPRLRLAEVVQRDDGLYTFHLVAQLQWGRDG from the coding sequence ATGTATCAGGTCAACTTTCTGCCTTGGCGCCAGCGCCGCGATCGGCGGCGCGGCTATTTTTGGTTGGGCGTGCTGCTGTTGCAGGTAACGGTACTGTTGCTGGCGCTGTTACTGGTTGCCGGCCAGTTGCGTCATCAACAGACGCAGCGGCAGGCGCGGCTGGCGATGCTGGGTGAAGAGCTGACGGCATTGACGTCGCTCGCCCGCCGGCAGCAGCAAGAGCGGGCGCAGCAAGCGATGCACAGTGCCCGCGCCGAACGGCAGGCGCGCAATGTCCAACATAACCGGCGTTACTTACAGCTGCTGCAGCGATTGTCCAGCACTGTTCCGCCTCCGCTGTGGCTCACGGCGTTGGAAAGCGATATGGCGAACGGCCTGCGGCTGCGTGGGTTGAGCCGTACTCCTGCGGCCATCACGCAGTTCGAACGGAGGCTGGCGGAGATGTCTACATTGCCACGGCTGCGTTTGGCGGAGGTGGTGCAACGCGACGATGGCCTGTACACCTTTCATCTGGTGGCGCAACTGCAATGGGGGCGCGATGGATAG
- the pilM gene encoding type IV pilus biogenesis protein PilM gives MFPQAWQVGLDIQIDCVRAVAAQRRRNGWQLRHWWQQALPQAVLRDGCLEPSEFLIRALRQWRVQLPRHISLRIALPAQRVLQQRIAQPDARLREPERSDYISGHGLKQFPLDGQTLALDYRAAPADEAALLLTAARRQELQQWLHCLRQAGLYPQAVDITPCALRVMATAAGVPLAAGLIHRLDREWLWVAPADGAFAFGLVPGDDGAQARLALQALTPAGDDRPVYAGSVLAGDLPAGCLAWSPLSAFTQLRPPLPVHPSAFALAGGLALREEDR, from the coding sequence ATGTTCCCTCAAGCATGGCAGGTGGGGCTGGATATACAAATCGACTGCGTGCGGGCGGTGGCGGCCCAACGTCGCCGCAACGGCTGGCAGCTGCGGCACTGGTGGCAGCAGGCGCTGCCGCAGGCCGTTTTACGCGACGGCTGTTTGGAACCTTCCGAATTCTTGATCCGGGCGCTGCGGCAATGGCGCGTCCAATTGCCGCGACATATTTCCTTACGCATTGCGCTGCCGGCGCAGCGCGTGTTGCAGCAGCGCATTGCGCAGCCGGATGCGCGGCTGCGCGAGCCGGAACGCAGCGACTATATCAGTGGCCATGGCTTGAAACAGTTTCCGCTCGACGGCCAGACGCTGGCGCTTGACTATCGCGCCGCACCGGCGGATGAGGCGGCGCTGCTGTTGACCGCCGCGCGGCGGCAGGAGCTGCAGCAGTGGCTGCATTGTTTACGTCAGGCAGGCCTGTACCCACAAGCGGTCGATATCACCCCTTGCGCGCTGCGGGTGATGGCGACGGCGGCGGGCGTGCCGCTCGCCGCGGGGCTGATACATCGTCTCGACCGGGAATGGCTTTGGGTGGCGCCGGCCGACGGCGCGTTCGCCTTTGGTCTGGTTCCTGGCGATGATGGTGCGCAGGCGCGGCTGGCGCTGCAAGCCCTGACGCCAGCGGGTGACGATCGGCCGGTCTATGCCGGCAGCGTGCTGGCGGGAGACTTGCCCGCCGGTTGCCTTGCCTGGTCGCCGCTCAGCGCCTTCACGCAGTTGCGTCCGCCGTTGCCTGTGCATCCCTCGGCGTTCGCGTTGGCCGGAGGTCTGGCGCTGCGCGAGGAGGATCGCTGA